The window TCTTTGTCGGAGGAACGCAACGCACGTTTTTCTTCTTTCTTTTTGCGCGATTCCAGCTGTTTTATGCTCTCTTTGGGACATGGCAAATTTTCCGGCATTTCATTGCCGAACTCAGCAATCATCTTCCTGATCTTACTACCGACTTCATAGTGTGTCTGATTTGCATCGCTTTTATTGTCTATGTTGTCGCGGCGCAACTTTGCCTCGGTCTGCGTCGCACGGAAAAGGTTTGCCGCCAGCTCTTCACTTCCCATGTTGTCGAGGATATCCTGATTTTTCTTGAGTCCTTTGCGGCGATGTATATCCTGTTTTTTTAAACCGCCGTACAGCCCCTGATACCCGCAGTTCTGGAAAATCGCATAATCAATCGGTTGGATGACTCCGGCTTGTTTAGCTGCAGACGCGAGACTTTTATTATGTTCCTTTATCTCCGCGCGGAGCTTCAAGCGGCGTTCGTCTTCTATCTCCTGCCTGCGCGTTTGAATAGCAAAGTAGGTATGTCCTAATGCTACAGCTTCTTTTCTCGGGTCCGCGCTTTGGACGATTAAGTAACACGCATACCGTGAAAGCAGCACTGACTTTATTTGTCTTTTCGCTCCTTTAGGGAGTTCTATCATTTCGTCGACGTCGACGAAATGATCCTTTGCGGATTGTCCGCTGTTGGTACATGCCTCTCGTGCTTTTTCTATGACATCCTCAAAATTGCGGTAGTTGACATATTCTAACGCTCTGGCCAGTTCGCGACTGTTCCAGTATTCTAACCCGTTGGGGTCTTTTTGCTTAATGCTGTCAAAAATATTCATTTGACGATGCTCCTTATATCAGTCGTTTGTGCCAACGCTCGTACCTCCCTCTTGCCTCAACTACACGACCGGTTCAGCCGTTTCTTCTTTCCCTTTATCTCTTCTTAATTTAATAATCTTGTCTATCTCTTTATAAAAATCACGCTCTGGAATAAATTCCCAGTACTTTGCAATTAAGAGAAGGCTCTTTCGTGCCTCTTCCATAATGTATCGCTCTTTATCTGATAAATCCGGTATTATACTGCAAAGATCGCATAAGTCTAATTCATGCGCAAGTCTGTACATGTGTTTACAGGGCTTATTAGCATTACTTCCACTTATAATCCAATCAGGACAATTGCATGATGTTAAGGTTGTATAGTATGGTGTTTTTCCGCTTCCTTTGAAAATTCCTGTTTGGTTCTCCCTATCTATTTTGAGAGGTATATACTTCTTGTCCAGCGCTTTGCGTATGCGTGAGACGCTTTCATATACTTCAATATAGTTGAGACCTTCAAAAATGTTGTCTTTCATTTTTGTTACCCGTAATTAATAAGTATATAAAATTCCCCACAGGAAGAGAGCTAAATGATGGAGTATGCGAGGAAGATTCTTTGCTAATTTTAAACTCTATAATCTGTGTAGTGGCATCTCCCGGAATCCGCTCTTGAACATTAAGAACCTGTACATAGTGCCTATCCGATGTAAAAAAGACATCACCTACAGAAAATGCGAAATTACTTGATTGGAACCGAGCTAAATATCTATAAATTATCGGTTTTTGGGCGTTATCTCTCTTAGCTTGTTTTGTTCTCTCTTGTGCGTTAAGTCCAAGAGGTGTCGCCATGCAGGGGCGTGGTTCGTAATACCAGCCAGACTCTTCGCTGCGCTCAGGCAAGAAAAGCGGCAGCGGCAAGGACCTTTTGTTATTCTTGTTGAGGAGTGACTTAAGTACGCGG of the Synergistes jonesii genome contains:
- the dinD gene encoding DNA damage-inducible protein D; the protein is MNIFDSIKQKDPNGLEYWNSRELARALEYVNYRNFEDVIEKAREACTNSGQSAKDHFVDVDEMIELPKGAKRQIKSVLLSRYACYLIVQSADPRKEAVALGHTYFAIQTRRQEIEDERRLKLRAEIKEHNKSLASAAKQAGVIQPIDYAIFQNCGYQGLYGGLKKQDIHRRKGLKKNQDILDNMGSEELAANLFRATQTEAKLRRDNIDNKSDANQTHYEVGSKIRKMIAEFGNEMPENLPCPKESIKQLESRKKKEEKRALRSSDKENDK